In a genomic window of Anser cygnoides isolate HZ-2024a breed goose chromosome 28, Taihu_goose_T2T_genome, whole genome shotgun sequence:
- the LOC136787323 gene encoding olfactory receptor 14C36-like, whose protein sequence is MSNSSSIREFLLLPFADTRELQLLHFALFLAIYLAALLGNGLILTAVACDHRLHTPMYFFLLNLALTDLGCISTTLPKAMANSLWDTRAISYAGCAAQAFLFPFLMSAEYFLLTIMAYDRYVAICKPLHYGSLLGSRACAQMAAAAWGSGVLYALLHTANTFSLPLCQGNAVDQFFCEIPQILQISCARSYLKSFWVVVTGVCLASGCFVFIVFSYVQIFRAVLRMPSEQGRHKAFSTCLPHLFVVSLFISTGFFAYLKPPSISSASLNLVVAVLYSVIPPTLNPLIYSMRNQELKWAIRKVISWVFLNSDKLPLFFQK, encoded by the coding sequence atgtccaacagcagctccatcagagAGTTCCTCCTGttgccattcgcagacacgcgggagctgcagctcctgcacttcgcgctcttcctggccatctacctggctgccctcctgggcaacggcctcatcctcaccgccgtagcctgcgaccaccgcctccacacccccatgtacttcttcctcctcaaccttgCCCTGActgacctgggctgcatctccaccactctccccaaagccatggccaattccctctgggacaccagggccatttcctatgcaggatgtgctgcacaggcctttcttttcccctttctcatgtcagcagagtattttcttctcaccatcatggcctacgaccgctacgttgccatctgcaagcccctgcactatgggagcctcctgggcagcagagcttgtgcccagatggcagcagctgcctggggcagtggggttctctatgctctgctgcacactgccaatacattttccctgcccctctgccaaggcaatgctgtggaccagttcttctgtgaaatcccccagatcctgcAGATATCCTGTGCACGTTCCTACCTGAAGAGTTTTTGGGTAGTTGTGACTGGTGTCTGTTTAGCatctggctgttttgttttcattgttttttcctatgtgcagattttcagggctgtgctgaggatgccttctgagcagggacggcacaaagccttttccacatgcctcccccacctctttgtggtctccctgtttatcagcaCAGGCTTTTTTGcttacctgaagcccccctccatctcctccgcATCCCTgaacctggtggtggcagttctgtactcggtgatACCTCCAACattgaaccccctcatctatagcatgaggaaccaggagctcaagtgGGCTATTAGGAAAGTGATTTCATGGGTGTTTCTGAATAGTGACAAActtcccctctttttccagaaatga